One region of Candidatus Peribacteraceae bacterium genomic DNA includes:
- a CDS encoding class F sortase: MPLRTIIAVLLLAPLGFLALVGVWSTEGGSASSLPFPAVRNELRGGAQPAAGDPVRLRIPALNVDAAVEDVGLTASGGMDVPKNWNHAGWFRFGARPGEAGNAVLAGHLDSPSAPAIFWDLAKLRPGDAVTVEDALGRIHTFTVTNSVRYTGGDAPMEELFGPTPRSLLRLITCEGEWDKEKETYGERLVVTARMKT, encoded by the coding sequence ATGCCACTCCGGACCATCATCGCCGTGCTTCTCTTGGCGCCCCTCGGCTTCCTGGCGCTCGTGGGCGTTTGGTCAACCGAAGGAGGCAGCGCCTCATCCCTCCCCTTCCCCGCCGTCCGCAATGAATTGCGTGGGGGGGCACAACCCGCGGCGGGCGATCCGGTGCGCCTGCGCATCCCGGCGCTCAACGTGGATGCGGCGGTGGAGGACGTGGGGCTCACGGCGAGCGGTGGAATGGACGTGCCCAAAAATTGGAACCATGCGGGATGGTTCCGGTTCGGCGCGCGACCTGGTGAAGCGGGGAACGCCGTGTTGGCGGGCCACCTGGATTCCCCGTCCGCACCGGCGATCTTCTGGGACCTAGCCAAGCTCCGGCCCGGGGACGCGGTGACGGTGGAGGACGCACTCGGCCGAATCCACACCTTCACCGTCACGAATTCCGTCCGCTACACCGGCGGTGATGCACCGATGGAAGAGCTCTTCGGCCCCACCCCCCGCTCCCTCCTGCGCCTCATCACTTGCGAGGGAGAGTGGGATAAGGAAAAAGAGACGTACGGGGAAAGGTTGGTGGTAACGGCGAGAATGAAGACATAA
- a CDS encoding S-layer homology domain-containing protein: MKTTLSLITSLLLIITGIVPGNAFAYYSDVPSQYADAVSYLEEEGMVSGYPDGSFRPGNSVNRVEFLKLSLRATFTDWDIRSCPPYDTYDFTDTSRENWYAPYLCMAVRHGIVSGYPDGSFRPAQTITLAEAAKILATLDYDYVDGVRTARDPLPFEAGDEWYGPAVRYLASRGALPRSISSVHAPLTRGQVAEIIYRLHSNRTDLASSTYEDLIEGRSGNSSSSRWRRNDERPAGFTPLYLNTDIAILLPAGWVGVMIKKENSHIFRIDTDTVVEARCPIRSIGHDLVNTEVERRIDTVGEYRYDYTFTVGTPKSIAGNARAAVISIKRYGGTRDEDAAATCELWGPVNGAVPLDVWEAIWDWADVPSTMGIE, translated from the coding sequence ATGAAAACCACACTTTCCCTCATCACCTCTCTCCTCCTTATTATAACGGGCATCGTGCCGGGCAACGCCTTCGCGTACTACAGCGACGTTCCCTCCCAGTACGCCGACGCCGTTTCCTACCTGGAAGAGGAAGGGATGGTGAGCGGGTACCCGGACGGTTCCTTCCGCCCCGGAAACTCCGTGAACCGCGTGGAGTTCCTCAAGCTCTCGCTCCGCGCCACCTTCACCGATTGGGATATCCGTTCGTGCCCCCCCTACGACACCTACGACTTCACCGATACCAGCAGGGAGAACTGGTACGCCCCCTACCTCTGCATGGCCGTGCGCCACGGCATCGTGAGCGGGTACCCGGACGGCTCCTTCCGCCCCGCGCAGACCATCACGCTCGCGGAGGCCGCCAAGATCCTCGCCACGCTCGACTACGACTACGTGGACGGTGTCCGCACCGCCCGCGACCCCCTCCCGTTCGAAGCGGGCGATGAGTGGTACGGCCCCGCGGTGCGGTACCTCGCCTCCCGGGGCGCCCTCCCCCGCAGCATCTCCTCCGTCCACGCCCCCCTCACGCGCGGCCAGGTGGCGGAAATCATCTACCGCCTCCACAGCAACCGCACCGATCTCGCCTCCTCCACGTACGAGGACCTCATCGAGGGACGCAGCGGCAACTCTTCCTCCTCGCGCTGGCGCAGGAACGACGAGCGCCCCGCCGGCTTCACTCCGCTCTACCTCAACACGGACATCGCCATCCTGCTCCCCGCCGGCTGGGTGGGCGTGATGATCAAGAAGGAGAACAGCCACATCTTCCGCATCGACACGGACACCGTGGTGGAAGCGCGCTGCCCCATCCGCTCCATCGGCCATGACCTGGTGAACACCGAGGTGGAACGCCGCATCGACACCGTGGGCGAGTACCGCTACGACTACACCTTCACGGTGGGCACGCCCAAGTCCATCGCCGGCAACGCCCGCGCCGCCGTGATCTCCATCAAGCGCTACGGCGGCACCCGCGACGAAGACGCCGCCGCCACCTGCGAACTGTGGGGCCCCGTGAACGGAGCGGTCCCCCTGGACGTGTGGGAAGCCATTTGGGACTGGGCGGACGTGCCCTCCACGATGGGGATTGAGTGA
- the pbpC gene encoding penicillin-binding protein 1C, whose protein sequence is MKSLRSLLARLRKETEETEETEESVKATPRNRRTLRILSGVLVAAAIAILAWPLPPALLHPVPQQAVQILDREGRLLYEARGAESGSFRFIPLADLPPSLTSAFLAIEDRRFYEHGGVDYRAIARAAWQNIAAGEIISGGSTLTQQLVRNILHPRRRTFPYKAREALLAWKLEWMRSKEQILEAYLNTVPFGHQAYGIAAASRIYFDKAPQELSTAESALLAGLVQSPSSLDPYKNPARAKERQKMVLAAMREAGVIGAAQEGEALAEPLRYAHGKVLIQAPHFAFWVQEERPRAFEEGGEVRTTLDLSLQREVEEIVTRKLAELHDLNVTSAAVVVLDARQGDILAMVGSADYFDAEHDGAVNVALSPRQPGSALKPFTYALALARGETAATTVGDIETQFYTQEGNPYVPRNYDYGYHGLVRYREALANSYNIAAVRVLEKVGVPELLDFLRSIGIGTLTEKPEHYGLALTLGDAEVTLLDLTRAYGMLARGGVTLTPRLAPEDPVLPGERVLDERVAWLITDILSDESARLPEFGADSPLSIGRPVAAKTGTTRNSRDNWTMGYTPDVIVGVWVGNADNSPMRGTSGVTGAGPIFHDVMLAVTSNKVIQEFPRPQGLIKKSVCRLSGKLPTQDCPHTIEEWFIAGTEPTEDDDVYQRIVIDTRNGLLAPGGADTSCPPAVTESRVFTVFPPELTAWARENGYTAPPRELSPLCGTASVAADGGGEAGDPSTQDSASPWLTILKPQQGDSFRLDPLVPDANEKIIFRAEAHPSVRTVTWYVNGKEVGQGTAPAFRFDWPPRIGQFTIEARGGGLHEVRRIEVVE, encoded by the coding sequence ATGAAGAGTCTGCGGTCCTTACTGGCTCGTTTGAGAAAGGAAACCGAGGAAACCGAAGAAACCGAGGAGTCAGTCAAAGCGACTCCTCGGAATCGTCGGACTCTTCGGATTCTCTCCGGGGTTCTTGTAGCGGCAGCCATCGCCATTCTTGCCTGGCCCCTCCCTCCCGCCCTCCTCCATCCCGTCCCGCAGCAGGCGGTGCAGATACTGGACCGCGAGGGACGCCTCCTCTACGAGGCGCGCGGGGCGGAGAGCGGCTCCTTCCGGTTCATTCCGCTTGCGGACCTGCCTCCCTCCCTCACGTCCGCCTTCCTCGCCATCGAGGACCGGCGGTTCTACGAGCACGGCGGCGTCGATTACAGGGCGATCGCCCGCGCGGCGTGGCAGAACATCGCCGCGGGGGAGATCATCTCCGGCGGGAGTACGCTCACGCAGCAGCTCGTACGGAATATCCTCCATCCCCGGCGCCGCACCTTCCCCTACAAGGCGCGCGAGGCGCTCCTGGCCTGGAAACTGGAATGGATGCGGAGCAAGGAACAGATTTTGGAGGCGTACCTCAACACCGTTCCCTTCGGGCACCAGGCGTACGGTATCGCCGCAGCGTCGCGCATTTACTTCGACAAGGCCCCGCAGGAACTCTCTACTGCGGAGAGCGCGCTTCTGGCCGGGCTCGTCCAATCACCCAGCAGCCTGGACCCGTACAAGAACCCCGCGCGCGCCAAGGAGCGGCAAAAGATGGTGCTCGCCGCCATGCGGGAGGCGGGGGTGATCGGCGCCGCGCAGGAAGGGGAAGCGCTGGCGGAGCCCTTGCGGTACGCGCATGGGAAGGTCCTCATCCAAGCGCCGCACTTCGCGTTCTGGGTGCAGGAGGAACGTCCCCGTGCGTTCGAGGAGGGGGGAGAAGTCCGCACGACGCTCGATCTCTCCCTCCAGCGCGAGGTGGAGGAGATCGTCACGCGGAAACTCGCGGAACTGCATGACCTCAACGTCACTTCCGCGGCTGTGGTGGTCCTCGACGCCCGGCAGGGGGACATCCTTGCCATGGTGGGCTCCGCGGATTACTTCGATGCCGAGCATGATGGTGCCGTGAACGTGGCTCTCTCCCCCCGCCAGCCGGGATCCGCCCTCAAGCCCTTCACCTACGCGCTGGCGCTGGCGCGCGGGGAGACGGCGGCCACCACGGTGGGGGATATTGAAACGCAGTTCTATACGCAGGAGGGGAACCCCTACGTCCCCCGCAACTACGACTACGGCTACCACGGCCTCGTCCGCTACCGCGAGGCGCTGGCAAACTCCTACAACATCGCGGCGGTGCGTGTCCTGGAGAAGGTCGGCGTTCCGGAGCTCCTGGATTTCCTGCGGAGCATCGGCATCGGCACGCTCACGGAGAAGCCGGAGCACTACGGCCTGGCGCTCACACTGGGCGATGCGGAAGTCACGCTCCTCGACCTCACCCGCGCGTACGGCATGCTCGCGCGCGGAGGAGTTACGCTCACGCCGCGGCTGGCGCCGGAAGATCCCGTCCTCCCCGGCGAGCGGGTGCTGGATGAACGCGTCGCCTGGCTCATCACCGACATCCTGAGCGACGAGAGCGCGCGGCTCCCGGAGTTCGGGGCCGATTCCCCCCTCTCCATTGGCCGTCCCGTTGCCGCCAAGACCGGCACTACGCGCAACTCGCGCGATAACTGGACCATGGGGTATACGCCCGATGTTATCGTCGGTGTGTGGGTGGGGAACGCGGATAATTCCCCCATGCGCGGCACCTCCGGCGTCACCGGAGCGGGGCCGATCTTCCACGATGTGATGCTCGCCGTTACGAGTAACAAAGTGATTCAAGAATTTCCACGACCACAAGGGCTGATCAAAAAATCAGTCTGCAGACTCTCCGGCAAACTCCCCACGCAGGATTGCCCCCATACCATCGAGGAGTGGTTCATTGCGGGAACGGAACCGACGGAAGATGATGACGTGTATCAACGCATCGTGATCGATACGCGCAACGGGCTCCTCGCCCCCGGAGGGGCCGATACATCCTGTCCTCCGGCTGTCACGGAGTCCCGCGTCTTCACCGTGTTCCCGCCGGAACTCACCGCATGGGCGCGGGAGAACGGCTATACCGCGCCTCCCCGGGAACTTTCACCGCTCTGCGGCACCGCGTCGGTCGCGGCCGACGGCGGCGGCGAAGCGGGAGATCCGTCAACGCAGGATTCCGCCTCCCCCTGGCTCACCATCCTCAAGCCGCAGCAGGGAGACAGTTTCCGGTTGGATCCGCTCGTCCCTGATGCGAACGAGAAGATCATCTTCCGCGCCGAAGCGCATCCTTCCGTCCGTACCGTCACGTGGTACGTGAACGGGAAAGAGGTGGGCCAAGGGACGGCTCCTGCGTTCCGCTTCGATTGGCCGCCGCGCATAGGTCAGTTCACGATCGAGGCGAGGGGAGGGGGGTTGCATGAAGTGAGGAGGATTGAGGTGGTGGAGTAG
- a CDS encoding ferric reductase-like transmembrane domain-containing protein has product MQVAPTERSLRLWRGFWQILHTANVILILAFWWRGTGSSLADAPSVLTGLGRMTGLLAAYFILIQFFTIGRMPWLERAFGLDRLTRIHHRAGTLGYALLLFHPLLLLLGGALSSRTGFLAQAALLLGVREIAFAAFALALFTVLIVTSIVFVRRNVRYEHWYLVHLMAYAALLFAFFHQIRFGSDLRQQAFYAYWIALYAAILGSHLFFRFARPLLLFARHRFTVERVVRENHNTVSVTITGSRLSRFRILPGQFMVLRFLHRGLWWQAHPFSLSCLPNDRHLRVTIKALGDFTQRAGEIPVGTSVVIDGPYGIFTDRGDVTRNVLCIAGGIGITPIRPLFEQVLGQGRKAVLLYANRTAADIVFAEELKAVAEASHARFIPIVSNEPAFPGEKGKLDAEKIRMLVPDVPEREVYLCGPLPMMEAVIAALRSLGLPPEQLHYEKFEL; this is encoded by the coding sequence ATGCAGGTTGCCCCCACCGAACGCTCGTTGCGCCTGTGGAGAGGGTTCTGGCAGATCCTCCACACGGCGAACGTGATCCTCATCCTCGCCTTCTGGTGGCGGGGTACGGGATCCTCCCTCGCCGATGCGCCCTCCGTGCTCACGGGCTTGGGACGCATGACGGGGCTCCTTGCCGCGTACTTCATCCTCATCCAGTTCTTCACCATAGGGCGCATGCCGTGGCTGGAGCGCGCGTTCGGGTTGGACCGGCTCACGCGCATCCACCACCGCGCGGGGACGCTAGGGTACGCGCTCCTCCTCTTCCATCCGCTCCTCCTTCTCCTGGGCGGCGCCTTGTCTTCCCGCACGGGATTCCTTGCGCAGGCCGCCCTCCTCCTCGGCGTGCGGGAAATCGCCTTCGCGGCGTTCGCGCTGGCGCTCTTCACGGTCCTCATCGTCACGTCCATCGTCTTCGTGCGCCGCAATGTGCGCTACGAGCACTGGTACCTGGTGCACCTCATGGCGTACGCGGCGCTCCTCTTCGCCTTCTTCCACCAAATCCGGTTCGGCTCCGACCTGCGGCAACAGGCGTTCTACGCGTACTGGATCGCCCTCTACGCCGCTATCCTGGGCAGCCACCTCTTCTTCCGCTTCGCGCGTCCCCTCCTCCTCTTCGCCCGCCACCGCTTCACGGTGGAGCGCGTGGTGCGGGAGAACCACAACACGGTGTCAGTCACCATCACCGGGAGCCGCCTCTCCCGGTTCCGCATCCTCCCCGGCCAGTTCATGGTCCTGCGGTTCCTCCATCGGGGGCTGTGGTGGCAGGCGCATCCCTTCTCGCTCTCCTGCCTCCCCAACGACCGGCACCTCCGCGTGACCATCAAAGCCCTGGGGGATTTCACGCAGCGCGCGGGGGAGATCCCCGTCGGAACGTCCGTGGTCATTGACGGCCCGTACGGCATCTTCACGGACCGGGGGGACGTCACGCGCAATGTGCTGTGCATCGCCGGAGGCATCGGCATCACGCCCATCCGCCCCCTCTTCGAGCAGGTGCTGGGGCAAGGGAGGAAGGCGGTGCTGCTCTACGCCAACCGCACGGCGGCGGACATTGTGTTCGCGGAGGAGCTCAAGGCGGTTGCGGAAGCGTCCCATGCGCGCTTCATCCCCATCGTCAGCAACGAACCCGCCTTCCCCGGGGAGAAGGGCAAGCTGGACGCGGAGAAGATCCGCATGCTCGTCCCCGACGTCCCGGAGCGCGAAGTGTACCTCTGCGGCCCCCTCCCCATGATGGAAGCCGTCATCGCGGCGCTGCGGTCACTAGGTCTTCCCCCGGAGCAGCTGCACTACGAGAAGTTCGAACTCTGA